In Penaeus vannamei isolate JL-2024 chromosome 4, ASM4276789v1, whole genome shotgun sequence, a single window of DNA contains:
- the LOC138860542 gene encoding cuticle protein 19-like, whose amino-acid sequence MALKVLALASLVVAVIALPDSHSTYGYPAPTPAYAPAKYDFNYAVNDPASGNDFGHQEARDGDHTQGSYYVLLPDGRLQKVTYTVNGDSGYVADVTYEGEAQYPTPKASYGPPQPSYKPPTPSYA is encoded by the exons CACTTAAG GTATTAGCATTAGCCTCTCTTGTGGTCGCCGTCATCGCCCTTCCTGATAGCCATTCTACGTATGGTTACCCAGCTCCCACACCTGCTTACGCTccagccaagtacgacttcaactacgccgtcaacgacccagcatctggcaacgacttcggacaccaggaagcccgtgatggcgaccacacacagggatcctactacgtccttcttcccgacggtcgtctgcagaaggtcacTTACACCGTCAACGGAGACTCCGGTTACGTGGCTGATGTGACCTACGAGGGAGAGGCTCAGTACCCCACCCCAAAGGCCTCCTATGGACCTCCTCAGCCATCCTACAAGCCACCTACCCCCTCCTATGCTTAA
- the LOC138861549 gene encoding cuticle protein 19-like: MAFKAFALAALVVVAIARPDSPPIYGYSPPTPSYAPAKYDFNYAVNDPPSGNDFGHQEARDGDHTQGSYYVLLPDGRLQKVTYTVSGDSGYVADVTYEGQAQYPTPKASYGTPQPSYKPPTPSYG, from the exons ATGGCATTCAAG GCATTTGCACTGGCCGCCCTTGTGGTCGTCGCCATCGCCCGTCCAGATAGCCCGCCTATCTATGGCTactctcctcccacaccctcttacGCACCCgcaaagtacgacttcaactacgccgtcaacgacccaccatctggcaacgacttcggacaccaggaagcccgtgatggcgaccacacacagggatcctactacgtccttcttcccgacggtcgtctgcagaaggtcacctATACCGTCAGCGGAGACTCCGGTTACGTGGCTGATGTGACCTACGAGGGACAGGCTCAGTACCCCACCCCAAAGGCCTCCTATGGGACTCCCCAGCCATCCTACAagccacccactccctcctacgGTTAA